The segment AAATTATGAAATTCTTCTCCAAAATTTCCAAAAAATCCAAATTTACCCAATATGGAAACCACCAGAAATAAAATACTTTGGATAACCAAAATATGGATATATACTGGGGGCCGGTTTTTTTGTTTTCTAACTTCTGTAAATATTGAACTTAAAAATGCTCCCCCCAAAAAAAAGACGGGGACTAACAAAAAATATATCGAATTGGCAAAATCACCATTCATTGTATGAATACTAAAGTGAGCAGAAAAACCAGTAATATGTGAGACAAAAATGTGGACGGTAAGTAGTCCCCCAACATTAACAAATCCCCCTTGGAAAGCAAGGAGAGACCATGTAATTCTATTTTCAGGACGTAAAATTATATCTGTCATAAGCTTTAATTATTTTAACATATACTTTTTATCATTATTTATTTTTTTCATTTTATTTTTTACGCTGCTAATACTTCCTTTAATTTATTGACATCAATTGGCTTACTGATAAATGCACTCAATCCCACTTCTTTACATTTATTAATATCAGATACGAAAGCATTTGCAGTTAGAGCAACAATTTGAGGAGCATTTTCATTAAACATTGCTAATATTCTTCTTGTAGTTTCAAAACCATCTATTTCTGGCATCTGTAAATCCATAAAAATTAGAGTATAGGGAATTTTTGTATCTTTGATTATTTGTAACGCTTCTTTACCATTGTTGGCAATATCGCATGTTAGACCTAATTTAAATAACATTTTTTTCAGAAGAATTTGATTAATTTCATTATCTTCAACCACAAGTATTTTATGTTTGATATTTCTTCCAAAATTAATATCATAGACTACCTTTTCATCTGGTTGTTTCATCATATGATCTTCGGGACTGATGTCTAACGGTAGACAAACTGTAAACGTTGTTCCTGTGCCAAGCTCACTGACAACTTTTACTTCTCCCTTCATCAAGTGAACAAGTTCATTGATAATTGCAAGTCCTAAACCTGTACCTCCATATTTTCGGTTTATCGACTCATCTGCTTGGGTAAAAGGAGTAAATAGATTTTTAACTTTTTCCTCAGGTATACCGCAACCAGTATCTATCACTTCAATTATTAAATCGCATTTATTTTTGTTTTTAGTTTTACATAAAAATTTAACCTTAACAGAACCTCTCGTTGTGAACTTTAAAGCATTTGAGATTAAGTTATTGATGATTTGTTGAATTCTTACGTAGTCTCCCTTCAAATAGGAAGGAAGATTTGAGTCTACTTCTTGGGATAGAATTATTTTTTTCTTCATCGCTTCTGTTTTAAAAAGATTAATTGAGTTTTTAAGAATATCATAAGTATTGAAAGTTATCATTTCAAACGTCATTTTACCTGAATGAATCTTACTAAAATCTAAAATATCATTCAAAATAGACAATAATTTATCACTACTTATCTTTATTGTGTTTAAAATTTCTTTTTGTTCAACAGTTAAATTGGTTTCTCTTATAATTCCAAGCATACCTATTATACCATTCATAGGAGTACGGATTTCATGACTCATTGTCGCTAGAAACTTCGACTTCATCTCATTTGAAATTTCAACTTCTCTAATTTCATTTTCAATTTTTTGTCTTGAATTAAGAACCATATTAATAATCCAAATGACAATTATTGAAATAAGACAGAAAATTGTTGAACCAACTAATGTCGTGTAAAAGATATCATATGCTTCTGCATGATCTATTTCTGTTGTAATTCCAATATTAAGAGGATTCTCCCAAGTCCATGCCCCAATAACCTTTACCCCTCGATAATCCCTATATCCTTCTAAATTTATTCCTGATTTTTTTAAAATTGCATTTTGAACCATTAAAGTTGGTTTCATATTCGTCTGATCAACGAGTTGAGATCTGGTATTCTTGCCTAATTTTTTCCCTGGGTCACGTATAGAGATCGTTGAAATAGTTGTTTTACTTTTTTCATCTATTAAACCTATATCTCTAAGTTGATCAATAAATCTTGTTCTACTTAACATAAGTCCATTTTCATCAAATGAATAAGTCTCTCCTGTCTCTCCCATCCGCCCTCTTTCTAATAACATTGTATAATCTGAATCTGGATGAATTCTCAGGGTAAAAATTGCAATAACTTCACCCGAATCATTTTTTATTGGAGCAAGGGTAAACATTGTTCTATCTTTTGCATTACTTTCAGAAAGATCATTTTTCATAGGATGTGAAAAAACAGTCTCTCCCTTTAATACTTTTTTAATTAATTTTTTTTTGTATTTCAGTGGGTTGATTTCCCCGATATTTGTATCTCGAGAGGAAGCTAAATTAACAAAACTTGGTGAAATAATGAAATAGCCGTTATGGCCTTTGGATTTAATAAAAGGCAGCATCAATTCCCTTGTTTTCTTTTGAGCATTGCTTTCAACCAGTTTATATTTTAAGGACTTATTATTCTTTGAATTCATTTTTTCAATCTCTAATAACTCTACTGCAAAATTTTGAATTTCTTTTTGTGTGGACCAGTATTGAGTGACCTGTTTTTCACCCGTGGCCCAGGAGTCCATTGCTTGCTTTGTTGTATTAAGTACAGTTTGTAATGATTGTGCTAAATTTTCTTTTGTTTTAATTAATATGTGTTTTATAAAAAAACCATAAACGAGCAAAAGAATGATCGTCGACAGAGTCGGGATAGTTGTTTTTGGTAGATTTATTTTTTTCACAGACAGCTTAACGGTATTTAAGATAATAAATTTTATTTACTCTTCTACTTATTACATTTTTATTTATTTTCAGCAATGCTCCCAATTGACTTTTTTACTCAACTCGAGGATAACAATTTCCCATGAAAATACTTATACATAGCATACTACTCAGTTTAATATTCATTAACATCACCAGTGCAAACGAAAACTGGATTATACTTAAGCAAAAAAGTAAAAATCACCTTCTAGATGATAGGCAAAAAATCTTAAAACGAATTTGGAAGCACCCTTATACGCAAGAATTATGGTCAACTTCTTATGATCGATATGAGCTTTTTTTAAGAAATCATGATGCGAATATAGAGGATGCTGAAGGCTTCTATGAGTATCTAATGGATTTAAAGTATAAAAAAACTTTCTATGATCTTATTTATCTTGGCATTCATAATGAAGATATTATTGACCTTATTTTTGTGATAAATGAATCGACTTCTAAAGAAGATATCAAAAAATTCCAAAATGTTTTAAGAAATCAGGCATTAGAAGCTGCTCTTAATAAATTTCAAGTTAGTCGTGAGCTACTTCCTAAAATTGAACTGCAACTTCTTTTAGGCAATGGTCTAAGTAATCACAAGGACATGGACAGATTGCATAAATCTCAAAAAGAAGGAAAGTCGATCAATCCAAGATTACTAAGTGAAGAAGGATTTAGCGCATTACTTCTTGAAATCTTTTTTAACGCCCCTAAAGAAATTCAAGATTTTCATATTAATAAATTCATAAATGACTTTGCCCGAAATAAAGAACTTACAATGAAATTCGATATTATCCCTCATACATATGATCAGTTCGTTGAAATAATTGAATTGATGGAGCTAATTCCTTTCAATATGAAAATGAGTCGAATAGATATGTTTAACTATAATCTTATGAAGATTCTCTCTCATGAGAAGGTTGATTGGCAGAAATTACTAAAAAACTTCCTCGCTCAAGACTATTTTTCTTATGAGGTATTTGAAAGAGAAATTAGCAAAGTTCAAGATGCTCGGTCATCCAGAAATCTTAGACGTAAATTGCATATTAGAGAATCTGGACATGGCATTAAAAAGATCTTTTATGTTTGTCAAAAGCTTCTTCTCAAGAAATTTACTCTTTAGACGTTTTTAAGATTACTCTACAAAATCTAATAAACTTTTTGTTTCTTCAGGGGCCTTTTCACCACGTTTGTACCATTTATTTTTGTCGCATTCTTCTTTTTTTTCACAAAACATGCAGTCCTCCCCCATGATTTTGCCAAGCCCTCCACAAGAGCCCTTCAGATTGCGATTACTGAAAATCACTCCTAATGCCATTGCAATGATTGTTAATATAAATACGCCAAGAGTTAATATAAATATCTTCATGGGACGTAACTTACATCATTGGATAGCGTTTGAAAATGCGGGAGTTTGCGAAGACACAATTTGACCAGCACTTTCATAGAGAAAGTAGGCCGCAATTCCTAGTTTCGTTGCCAGTTCAAAACCTTGATCAGGACCTAACACACTAAGTGCCGTTGCCCAAGCATCGGCCTTCATACACGAATGAGTATCCAAAACTGTGACGCTAACTAGTTTATGTTTAACAGGATATCCACTATGGGGATTAATAGTATGTGAATAAGTTTTATCTTTATACTTAAAAAAATTTCTATAGCTTCCAGATGTTGCAATCGCGATATCACTTATTTCTAAAATTCGTTGAAGATCCCTATTTATTGTACTTGGTTTTTCAATAGCAATTTTCCACTTACGATTATTATTAAATCCTCGCAGTGACATTTCACCACCTATTTCAATCATAAAATCATTTATATCAAATTGCTTATGCAAGACATTAGCAACTTGATCAACCCCATATCCCTTAGCAATGGCCGAGAGGTCGATGTAAAGTTTGGGATGATTTTTTATCAAAAAATTTTCATTTATTTCAAGTTTATTCATCCCCACATATTTTAATGTCTCCAAAACTTCTTTATCACTTGGTGCCCCGATTTTTTTTTGCGGGCCAAAACCCCATAAATTAACTAAAGGCCCAACTGTAATATCAAAGGCCCCATCACTTTTTTCAAATATCGTTTTGGACATTTGCAAGACAGCAAAGAGCTCTGAAGAAATTGATAATCTTTGAGAAGGTAGACTCTGATTGATGCGGGAAAGTTCAGAATTTTCAATATAAGTGGACATGACATTATTTATGTCTGCTAACTTTTGATCAATTGCATCTTGAATTTCTCGAGTTGATTTATCAGATTTTTTAAACTTTATATTATAGGTCGTACCCATGGTACGACCTTTCAAATGAATTAAATCTGTATTATTGCAACTTAAAACGGATATTAAAGCTAGGCCAAAGGCCCAATTTTTCATACTTAACCTATTAACCGCCGAAGTCGTCTAGCATAATATCTTCTCTTTCTACCCCTAAAGAAATGAGCATATCAATTACACATTTATTCATAATAGGAGGTCCACAAAGATAGTACTCACAATCTTCTGGGCTTGGATGATTCTTCAAATATTCATCAAAGAGAACTTGATGTATAAATCCTTTATAACCTGTCCAATTATCTTCAGGCAGTGCATCTGATAAAGCACAATGCCATTTGAAATTTTCATTTTCATTTTGAAGGGAATCAAAATCTTCGACGTAGAACATTTCACGAACTGAACGTGCACCATACCAAAAGCTCATCTTTCGTTTAGTCTTTAATCTTTTTAGTTGATCAAATATGTGCGATCTCATTGGGGCCATACCTGCTCCACCTCCAACAAAGATCATTTCTTTTTCTGTTTCCCTAGCAAAGAACTCTCCAAATGGCCCTGAAATCGTAACTTCATCACCTGGTTTCAGATTAAAAATAAAAGAAGACATTTTCCCAGGTTCAACGTTGGGCAATCGAGGTGGAGGAGAAGCAATACGCACGTTTAGCATAATGATTCCTCTTTCTTCTGGATAATTTGCCATTGAATAGGCCCTAATGGTTTCCTCATCCACTTTAGATTTGTATTGCCAAATATTAAATTTGTCCCAATCTTCTCGATATTCTTGTGCAACATCAAAATTTTTGTAATCAATTGATAGACCTGCAGGTCTTTCGATTTGAATATAGCCTCCGGCCCTGAAAGGAACGCTTTCTCCGGCAGGTAATTCTAAGACAAGTTCTTTAATAAAGGTAGCAACGTTATTGTTTGAGCGAACTTTACACTGCCATTTTCTGACACCAAAAACAGATTCTTCAACTTCGACTTTCATATCTTGCTTTACTGTTACTTGGCATGAAAGCCTTTCGCCTTTTTTTGCTTCTCTTTTTGAGATATGTGAAAGTTCAGTTTGCAAAATTTCACCACCACCTTCATGGACTTTAACTTTGCACTGGCCACAAGTTCCACCACCACCACAGGCAGAGGAAACAAAAAGTTTTTGATCGGCCAAAACATTTAAAAGTTTCCCTCCACAGGGCACTTCTACTGTTTTTTCACCATTAATAACAAGTTTTACATTTCCGCTTGGAACAAGTTTGCTTTTGGCAATCAAGATGATGGCAACAAGGGCCAATATAATGGCCGTAAACATACCAACACCGAGTAAAATTTCATTCATTATATGCTCACTTTTCTAATTATAGTTGTATTCCTGAAAAAGCTAAAAATCCGATGGCCATAAGTCCAACAGTAATGAAGGTTATGCCTAAACCGCGAAGTCCAGCAGGAACATCAGAATATTTTAATTTTTCTCTCACTCCGGCCAAGGCCATAATTGCAAGGGCCCATCCAAAACCAGAACCAAGACCAAAGACGACACTCTCTCCAAAAGTATAATCTCTTTCAACCATGAAAAGTGAAGCCCCTAAGATTGCGCAATTTACAGTAATCAAAGGAAGAAAAATTCCAAGAGCGTTGTAGAGAGGAGGAAAAAATCGATCTAGTCCCATTTCTAAAATTTGCACAATTGCAGCAATAACAGCAATATAAGATATGAGTCCTAGAAATGAGAGATCAATTCCCTCAAGACCGGCCCACTTTAGAGCATTTGCCTTAAGGAAATAGTTATAGATTAAGTTATTTGCTGGTACTGTAATGACCTGTACAAAAATAACAGCAATCCCAAGGCCAATTGATGTACTTACCTTTTTAGAAACTGCTAAGAAGGTGCACATCCCGAGGAAAAAGCCGAGTGCCATGTTTTCTATAAATACTGATTTAATAAATAAGCTTAAATAATGTTCCATCCTAATTCTCCGACTCTACTTGATCTTTTCTCCAAGTTCTTAATGCCCAAATAAATAGACCAATCAGAAAAAAAGCACTTGGTGATAAAAGCATGAGACCATTTGGTTGATACCAACCGCCATTATTAGTTAGTGGCATAATTTCAAAACCTAAGATTTTTCCGCTTCCTAAGAGTTCTCTAAAAAATCCTACAAATAATAGTACAAAACTATACCCTAGCCCATTTCCAATACCATCAAAAAAGCTCATGATGGGGCCATTTTTCATAGCGTAGGCCTCAGCTCGTCCCATAACAATACAGTTTGTAATGATGAGACCAATGTACACAGACATACTTTTTGCAACATCATAGATAAATGCTCGAAGGATTTGATCCGTCACGATAACGAGAGAAGCAATAACTGTCATTTGGACGATAATTCTAATACTAGAAGGTATGTGGTTTCTAATGATACTAACAAACATACTTGAAAGTGCTGTTACCATTGTAACGGCCAACGACATGACAAGAACCGCTTCTAATTTTGTTGTAACGGCCAAGGCTGAACAAATTCCCAGAATTTGTAAAGCAATGGGATTATTGTTAAAGAGGGGCTCAAAAACAACTTTTTTTAACTGACTCATTTCTACATCCCTCCATTGTTTGCTCTAAAATAAGCAAGGTATTTGGAAAAACCATCTTCGCCTAACCAGTAATGTAGAAGATGTTGAACACCTCTACTTGTTATCGTTGCACCAGAGAGGCCATCAACTTTTGAATTGGCCGTCGGTGAATTTGGATCAACTTGTCCTTTAACTATTTCAATCGCAGGAAAATTATTATTATTGATAGCAGATTTTCCAATCCAAGATTTTTTCCAGTTTGGATTATCAACTTCCCCACCAAGACCAGGAGTTTCTCCATGCTCATAAAAACCAAAACCTTTGATTGTTCTCGTGTCAGGTGCAAGAGCGAGAAAGCCATAAAGGGTAGACCACAATCCTTTACCATGAACAGGCAGAACAATCATTTTAATCTGATCTCCATCCATCACATGATAAACTTTTGAAAATTTGCTTCTAGATTTAATACTGGCCGTATCTTTGTCTCCTGGGATTTGTACGGACATTTTAGGATCTTTAGCAGCTTTTCTCTGATCAAAAGTTTCAGGATCAATACCTTCTGCAGGAGCTCCCGTAGAAAGGTCGATCACAATCGTTTTTACCTTCTTAAATTGTTCAAGAATTTCTTCCTTGCTGGTTTTTCCCTGTATAAGCCCGGCAGACATCAGAAGATTTTTCTTAACATCTAAAATTTTATTTTCGTTTTGTAAGGGTTTAAGAATTACGGCCGCCCCTGAAACTAAAATTGAACAGACAATACACAATGCCGCAGCGACAATGACTGTCTTTTTAACGCTATCATTGGGCATTTCTAAACTCCCTTCTTTTAATGTTACTCTGTATAACGAAGAAATCAATTAATGGAGCAAAGATATTTCCGAAGAGAATGGCCAACATCATCCCTTCAGGGAAAGCTGGATTAATAACTCTAACGAGAATAACCATGAAACCAATTAATGCTCCATAAAAATATTGGCCTTTAAATGTCATCGAAGCACTGACAGGATCTGTGGCCATAAAAACTGTCCCAAAAGCAAATCCACCTAGTACTAGATGCCAATAGGCCGGTAGTGAGAACATGGCATTTGTCGTACTTCCAATTGTATTAAGCAAATAAGCAAATACACACATACTCAAAAGGGTTGAGAGTTGAATTCTCCATGAACCTATTCCAGTTAAAACCAACCAAAAGGCCCCAAACAAACAGGCAAGAGTAGAAGTTTCTCCCATTGAACCAGGAATTAATCCTAGAAAAGCATCTTTCCAAGTGACAGTTATTGCACTTGCTCCACCTACTGCAGCTTGAGCAAGAGAAGTCGCGCCAGTAAATCCGTCAACGGCGGTCCAAACGGCATCACCTGAAATGGCCGCAGGATAGGCAAAAAAGAGAAATGCTCGGGCGGTGAGTGCAGGGTTTAAAAAGTTTTTACCTGTTCCGCCAAATATTTCTTTACCGAAAACAACGCCAAAGCTAATTCCAATTGCAACTTGCCATAATGGAATTGTAGGAGGGAGAGTGAGAGGGAAAAGTAGACCTGTTACGAGAAAGCCTTCATTTATTTCGTGCTTTCTAACAGTCGCAAATAATGCTTCCCAAAATCCACCAGCAAGGTTTGTTACGAGGAAAACAGGAACAAAATAAAGTGCTCCATGGATAAAGCAAGAAAAAATGCTTAGGGGATCGGGCGTTAACCCAAGGGCCGCAAAAATTTGTCCTCTCCATCCTGCAATTTCTGAAATCCCTTGTTTCAGCATAATTGAATTGGCCTGTAGTCCAGTATTATACATGGCCATCAAAATACAAGGTGTAAGTGCGACAGCAACAGTTGTCATTAAACGTTTTAAATCCAACCCATCGCGAAGATGCGTTTTTCCAGTAGTAACCTCACCTGGAGTATAAAGAAAAGTATCTATCATTTCATAGACTGCATAGAACTTTTCAAATTTACCGCCTTTGGCGAAATTTGCATGCTGGCCATCAAGGAAATCTCTTATGAACTTCATTATCCTTATCCTTCCTTCTCAATAATTGTTAAAATTTTTCTGAGTATTGGCCCGTAGTCTATCTTTCCAGGATCAACAAACGTACATAATGAAAGATCTTCTTCATCTAACTCCAAAGCACCCAACAACTGTGAAAGATCAGTATCATTTGTTATAAGAGCTCTAAGAAGTTGAGTTGGAAGAATATCTAGAGGCATGACTTTTTCATATGACCCTACAGGAACGATTGCTCTAAAAGAGCCATTACGATCAGTGGTAAGATTGAACATTTTTCCAGGAAATAATTTCGAGACAAATGTTCTTTGAACAGAGAATTTATCTAAACCAGGCATTTGCCAACCAAGAAATTCTCTCTCTCTCCCCTCTTCCAGGATAGAAATTTGATTATTAAATCGACCTAAATAATCAAAAGGGCCTGAAGCAAGATGTCCATTAAGTGGTGATCCAGAAATTATTCTATTGTCACCTGCTTTTACCTCACCATTAATAACTTCTGAAATCTTGGCCCCTAGTCTTGTCTTAAGCAGTCTTGGAGAAACTGCTTTCGGGCCGGCCACTGCAACAATTCTTTCAGTCCACAACTGACCTGTTGTAAAAAGTTTTCCAACAGCAATGACATCTTGATAATTGATTGACCAATTGGTTTTTTTCAAACTCACAGGATCTAAGAAATGCATATGAGTTCCACTATTACCAGCAGGATGAGGTCCATTAAACTCAACAACTTTCACATCTTTTAAATCGTTTAAGGATAGTTTTTCTTTTTTTGATACACAAACAAAAGTATTTTTCTGACCTATTTTAGAGAGTATTTTTACTCCGTTAGAGAAGTCTTCATTATATTGTCTTAAAATTACTTCCGGATCAGCGGCCAATGGGTTTGTGTCCATAGCATTGATAAAAATAGAATTTGGCAAAGTATCTACGCCCGGACTTTTGGAATATGGCCGTGTTCTAAAGGCCGTCCATAGTCCACTTTCTATGAGTTGGGATCTAATTTTTTCGGGTCTTATTGAATCTAAGGACTGGTGCTTGTCAAATTCTATTGCTCCTTCATCAGATGATATTTCAACAACAATAGACTGAAATGCTCTTTTATCTCCTCGATTTATTTCTAGAACTTTACCAGCAGCAGGAGAAGTAAAAAGAACACCTGGCACTTTCTTATCCTCAAACAGCACTTGTCCAATTTTAACTTCATCTCCAACTTGAACATTCATGGTAGGTTTCATACCTACATAATCTGGTCCAAGCAGAGCAACTTTAGTTACGGGTTTTGCATTCTCAATAGTCATTTTGGGAAAACCAAGAAGAGGCAAATCCAGACCTTTCTTTACTTTAATCATAGATCGTTTCAACCTGTTAACGGGTTATTAAAATTAAACTAGAATTCTTTTCAATCTGAATCCTGCAGTTTAAACTTTTGATATGAAAATACTATTTATCATTAAGCAATACATTTCGTCATCACCAAGTGTTAGCTTTTTTTTAAGGATCGCGTTATTATGAAAAATGCAACGCAATGTTTTAATCGATTTCTTTTATTAACTCTCCTTACATTTACTCAATCAACATATGCAGTAGACATTGCGAGTATCTTAAATAAAGTTGACCAACTTTATAGGGCCCAAACAAGTATTTCAAATATATCCATGAAAATAGAAACTCCAAACTGGCAAAGAACCTTAAACATGACAATTTGGACCAAGGGACTTGAACTTACTTTTGTCACCATACACTCTCCTAAAAAAGATCAGGGAATTTCTACTCTTAAACGTGATAATGAGATGTGGAATTATTTTCCAAAAATAAATAAAGTGATGAAAGTTCCACCCTCTATGATGATGGGGTCTTGGATGGGATCTGATTTAACAAATGATGACTTGGTCAAAGAAAACACATATCTGGATGATTACAACGCAAAGCTAAAAATTGAAAATGACGAAGAATATTTAATCGAGTTAACTCCAAAGGAGCAAACAATTTCGATATGGGGAAAAATTGAGATTGTCATTGATAAAAAAAGACTGATACCAAGAAAACAATTTTTTTATGATGAGAAAAATACCATTATAAGAACGATGAGTTTTCTTGATGTTAAAAATGTAGATGGACGCGAAATACCGGTGAGACTTGAAATTGTTCCTCACACAGAGCAAAAGACCGGTCATAAAACGACAATTACCTATGAAAATATATCCTTTAATCCACCTATTCCTCCAGAAACCTTTACAAGAAGCAATTTGCAAAAGAGGAGATGATGCTTTTAAAAATTGCCTTTCGAAATGTGTTAAGACAAAGAAGACGAACATTATTAACAGCTTTAATGATGATAGGTGGATATGTACTGATTTCATTTTCGCTAGCGTTAGTAGAAGGTTCGTATTCTGGTATAATAAATTTTTTTACTTCTCAAGACACTGGCCACGTCAAAATTCAAAATAAGAATTATCCACAAAGTGAACTCATTCATGACGGTGTAAATAGTATTAAAATATTAGAGCAAGATTTACTTAACAGTAAAGAAGTTGATTCTTTTGCTCCTCGTTTTATTTCAGGAGCTCTGGCCTTTATTGGAAACAAAACAGTAGGAGCAGAAGTCAGGGGTTTAAACTGGGAGCGAGAAAAAAAAGTCACCAATATTGAAAAAAGAATTGAGCAAGGCCAGTGGACAACTTCAATCGGAAATAATGAAGTCCTTATAGGCAAAAAAATTTCGCAGATACTAAAAGTAAACCTCAATGATGAAATCGTGCTTTTTTCACAAGGTGCTGATGGATCGATGGCCAATGATATTTTTATTATTAAAGGCATTTGCGAAAGTGATGGAAATTCAATAGATGACTATAGAATATATATGGATATGAATTCAGCTCAAAATTTCTACTCATCAGACAAAATTCACGAGTATGCAGTGAAACTTAAAAATATAAAAGATTCTCAACATTTCTCTAAAATTTTCTTTCCGGGTAAAAATAATATTGTCCGCCCTTGGCAAGAGGTTGAAAAAGAATTTTTCAAGGCAATGGAAATAGATAAAAAAGGCAATCGTATAAGTTATTTGATTATAATGCTCGTGGTTTCTTTGGGGATACTTAATACTGTATTAATGTCTACTTTAGAAAGAACAAGAGAGTTTGGAGTGATGAAAGCGATTGGAACGACTCCTTTGCATTTAATTTTTCAAATCATTTTAGAAGGGCAGATTCTAGCGGTCATCAGTTGTTTTTTTGCCTTTTTTATTTCATTTCTTATCAATTTTTACTTTCAAAAATTTGGAATCAGTTTTGCACAGCCTATTAGCTATGGCGGAATGTATATGACTGGTATGTATGCCCAAATTGACCTCAATGTTTTTCTATCACCTTTTAT is part of the Halobacteriovoraceae bacterium genome and harbors:
- a CDS encoding DUF1275 domain-containing protein; the encoded protein is MTDIILRPENRITWSLLAFQGGFVNVGGLLTVHIFVSHITGFSAHFSIHTMNGDFANSIYFLLVPVFFLGGAFLSSIFTEVRKQKNRPPVYIHILVIQSILFLVVSILGKFGFFGNFGEEFHNFRDFILLSILAFSCGAQNAIFTHYSKSIIRTTHLTGITTDLGIGLAKSIISKEHSEDYFNKIRINLIISFILGSLFGVAIFPKFQFLSFLFPSFFSILVGLKLYKSRKNAIVK
- a CDS encoding response regulator is translated as MKKINLPKTTIPTLSTIILLLVYGFFIKHILIKTKENLAQSLQTVLNTTKQAMDSWATGEKQVTQYWSTQKEIQNFAVELLEIEKMNSKNNKSLKYKLVESNAQKKTRELMLPFIKSKGHNGYFIISPSFVNLASSRDTNIGEINPLKYKKKLIKKVLKGETVFSHPMKNDLSESNAKDRTMFTLAPIKNDSGEVIAIFTLRIHPDSDYTMLLERGRMGETGETYSFDENGLMLSRTRFIDQLRDIGLIDEKSKTTISTISIRDPGKKLGKNTRSQLVDQTNMKPTLMVQNAILKKSGINLEGYRDYRGVKVIGAWTWENPLNIGITTEIDHAEAYDIFYTTLVGSTIFCLISIIVIWIINMVLNSRQKIENEIREVEISNEMKSKFLATMSHEIRTPMNGIIGMLGIIRETNLTVEQKEILNTIKISSDKLLSILNDILDFSKIHSGKMTFEMITFNTYDILKNSINLFKTEAMKKKIILSQEVDSNLPSYLKGDYVRIQQIINNLISNALKFTTRGSVKVKFLCKTKNKNKCDLIIEVIDTGCGIPEEKVKNLFTPFTQADESINRKYGGTGLGLAIINELVHLMKGEVKVVSELGTGTTFTVCLPLDISPEDHMMKQPDEKVVYDINFGRNIKHKILVVEDNEINQILLKKMLFKLGLTCDIANNGKEALQIIKDTKIPYTLIFMDLQMPEIDGFETTRRILAMFNENAPQIVALTANAFVSDINKCKEVGLSAFISKPIDVNKLKEVLAA
- the nqrM gene encoding (Na+)-NQR maturation NqrM yields the protein MKIFILTLGVFILTIIAMALGVIFSNRNLKGSCGGLGKIMGEDCMFCEKKEECDKNKWYKRGEKAPEETKSLLDFVE
- a CDS encoding FAD:protein FMN transferase, which produces MKNWAFGLALISVLSCNNTDLIHLKGRTMGTTYNIKFKKSDKSTREIQDAIDQKLADINNVMSTYIENSELSRINQSLPSQRLSISSELFAVLQMSKTIFEKSDGAFDITVGPLVNLWGFGPQKKIGAPSDKEVLETLKYVGMNKLEINENFLIKNHPKLYIDLSAIAKGYGVDQVANVLHKQFDINDFMIEIGGEMSLRGFNNNRKWKIAIEKPSTINRDLQRILEISDIAIATSGSYRNFFKYKDKTYSHTINPHSGYPVKHKLVSVTVLDTHSCMKADAWATALSVLGPDQGFELATKLGIAAYFLYESAGQIVSSQTPAFSNAIQ
- a CDS encoding NADH:ubiquinone reductase (Na(+)-transporting) subunit F, with the translated sequence MNEILLGVGMFTAIILALVAIILIAKSKLVPSGNVKLVINGEKTVEVPCGGKLLNVLADQKLFVSSACGGGGTCGQCKVKVHEGGGEILQTELSHISKREAKKGERLSCQVTVKQDMKVEVEESVFGVRKWQCKVRSNNNVATFIKELVLELPAGESVPFRAGGYIQIERPAGLSIDYKNFDVAQEYREDWDKFNIWQYKSKVDEETIRAYSMANYPEERGIIMLNVRIASPPPRLPNVEPGKMSSFIFNLKPGDEVTISGPFGEFFARETEKEMIFVGGGAGMAPMRSHIFDQLKRLKTKRKMSFWYGARSVREMFYVEDFDSLQNENENFKWHCALSDALPEDNWTGYKGFIHQVLFDEYLKNHPSPEDCEYYLCGPPIMNKCVIDMLISLGVEREDIMLDDFGG
- the nqrE gene encoding NADH:ubiquinone reductase (Na(+)-transporting) subunit E; the encoded protein is MEHYLSLFIKSVFIENMALGFFLGMCTFLAVSKKVSTSIGLGIAVIFVQVITVPANNLIYNYFLKANALKWAGLEGIDLSFLGLISYIAVIAAIVQILEMGLDRFFPPLYNALGIFLPLITVNCAILGASLFMVERDYTFGESVVFGLGSGFGWALAIMALAGVREKLKYSDVPAGLRGLGITFITVGLMAIGFLAFSGIQL
- a CDS encoding NADH:ubiquinone reductase (Na(+)-transporting) subunit D, producing the protein MSQLKKVVFEPLFNNNPIALQILGICSALAVTTKLEAVLVMSLAVTMVTALSSMFVSIIRNHIPSSIRIIVQMTVIASLVIVTDQILRAFIYDVAKSMSVYIGLIITNCIVMGRAEAYAMKNGPIMSFFDGIGNGLGYSFVLLFVGFFRELLGSGKILGFEIMPLTNNGGWYQPNGLMLLSPSAFFLIGLFIWALRTWRKDQVESEN
- a CDS encoding Na(+)-translocating NADH-quinone reductase subunit C, with amino-acid sequence MPNDSVKKTVIVAAALCIVCSILVSGAAVILKPLQNENKILDVKKNLLMSAGLIQGKTSKEEILEQFKKVKTIVIDLSTGAPAEGIDPETFDQRKAAKDPKMSVQIPGDKDTASIKSRSKFSKVYHVMDGDQIKMIVLPVHGKGLWSTLYGFLALAPDTRTIKGFGFYEHGETPGLGGEVDNPNWKKSWIGKSAINNNNFPAIEIVKGQVDPNSPTANSKVDGLSGATITSRGVQHLLHYWLGEDGFSKYLAYFRANNGGM